The window TGACTCGCTTCATGCGGATCAATTAGAAATCACTCTTCAGGGTTTGAAGTTTCGCCTCCTGGACACGCTCAGCGCCCATATGTATCACCTTGAGAGCCTCCCAGGTCTTCTTGGCCGAGTCATTCTCGGCCATCATTAGAAGTACATCCTCGGGGATACCCTCATAGATGACCGCAATGGCCTGTCTATCCATGTGCTCGTCTACATCATCTTTGGTGACAGCGTCCCACACACTGTGTACTTGCAGGATCACCCGCATCCTCAATGACCACGAAGCATAATTGTTTCGTGTGAGCATTGGACACTGCAACGACATGCCACTTTTTGATGCCGCTGGCACCATGGTGCTTCCATGATCTTCCTTCGGTGGCATGTATTTTGACAtaaaccaaggctctgataccaaacgtTAGCTAAACTACCAAGTAGTTAGCTTCTCTCAGGATCAAAGTAGAGGAACAAAGAGCGGCTATGACAAACAGGAGGACTCAAGTAAACTGCAGCTGCATATGCCGTCTACATGCATACATACATGCACTAGAGATGCTCACTAGCACTACTCAGATTTGAAGCTGGCTTGCTTGATTTTACAACTGAAGGACGCCAGTCCTTATATAGTGGACTACAAGTTGGGCGTGAGCACTAGAAGCTACACTAGGTACTAGATTTATTTCTTGCATGCACAGCTCATGCATGCACAATTCTACTGAAGACATGTTGCTTCCTTACCAGCTAAGTTTGCCGACATGATATTTTGCAGCATTCAATTAGCTCATACTCCCTttgtccgaaaaaacttgtccctcAAAAGGATGTATTtagcatcaagttagtgctagatacatctatttaATGGACAAGCTTGGGACAAAAACAACTTCCTCCAGGTGAACAAGATTATTTTCAACAAAAACAACGCTAATCTGCAGTTGCATAATTGGTCTTCTTTCGCACTAGGCTGCCATATGCAGCCCCTCTCTTCGGACTATATAAGTCGTATTATTGGCCTTTCATGAGCTTAATAGAGATCAGCCTTCCTCATAGATTGTGACACATGTTTGTTTATACAAGCCACATAACACATTAATATGGAAATCAACCTACCATACGGATTGTGAAAGTATTGCATCTCCAATGGATTGGGTTTATAAAAGGTACTGTATAGTTTAACCAGTATGGGTTATGAAAGTATTGCATCTTCATTGGCAATATATTCCATGTGGCCTTCATGTTTTAGGCAGTATAAGTCTATCGAATTTGTGCAAGTAACACATAATATAATTGTGAATATTATTTTTATCTCTGCATTTTCATTACATGTACAGTTctatgtgttgtggcttttgataAATGACCTTTGAATTAACTCGATGGTTTACATCTGCGCTTATACTAGTACAAAAGACATGATAAGTTTGCCCTTCACCAGCAGGTCAGCGCGCAAGGCAAGTCAGACAAGTAGCCCCAGTGCGCCATCGTTGCTGTTTTTGTTTTTGTTGGAATGAATCTCCAGAGTATCTCTATTCGCTCACGGACCAACCTCTCTGAACAGCTCATCAAATCAACAAGAGGCGATTTTTAACAAAATACCAAGAGAGAGAAGGTACTGCCTTTTCATGCTGCATGTGTCTCTCTCCATTTGGGAGGATTGCCTGTTTTTGATATGTTACTCTTTGAACTCTCTACCATTAAGCTTAATTTCGTTTTGTTTTCATCACACAGCAGTGCCCAAGCTACTTACGGCCATGGCCTTTGGAGCATTCACAACGATTGCTAGTGTATTCGGCGATATCAATGTGTGTCGTGAATTCTTTAGCTGGGTCACACCGGGCATCATAGCAGCTAGAAATCAGCTGCTAGACCAAGACAATACAGTTGTGCAGCACCATATTCATGAGGTGAGGGAGCAGCGTCGGCAGCTAGAGAATGACCTTTGGAAGCTCCGGACGACTATAACGCCCAAGATGCTTGATCTCATTGACCGCCTCGAGTGGCAGAGTCATAGGAAGCAGGCAGCTGACCTCCTCCCACATACCAAGGATGCAGTCTATGATGCTGAGGACCTCCTCGATGAGTTTGATTATCATGCTATCAAGTTGGGGGTTGAGCAGAGCAAGAATTCTGCGCAAGATCACATGGAAGGTGTTTTTCTACAGTTCTACAACAGTATCAAGGAGTGTGGCCACTTCAACAAAGTGAAGGAAATACAAGTTAAGCTAGATCATATATATAAACAGTCCAGGGATTTGAGCTTGCATCAAGCACCACAGAAGTTTGACAGATCTGTCAGGCCAGAAACATGTTCTTTCTCCGAGGAGCCACAAATATTTGGTTGTGAGAAAGAACTAGAGGAGTTGGTGCAAAAGCTAGGAGTACTTGTGCGCAAGAGAGGCAGGACCGATGGTGAAGAAAGAATGACGGAATTGCCTGTGTTGCCAATAGTTGGCATGGGGGGTGTCGGAAAGACAACTATGGCCCAACAAATCTGTAGTGATGCAAAGGTGAAAGCACATTTTGACTGCATAATTTGGACATGTGTTTCAGATGATTTTGGCATAAAGACGTTAGCAAGAGAGATTTTGCAGCACTTGGGACAACAAACACCATCTGATAATTTGAATATCCTTATGACAAATCTAGCTAGTTGTGTCAAGTCGAAAAAGTTCTTGCTTGTCCTTGATGACATGTGGGATGATATCTTGAAACAAGGAGAGTCGATATGGAAGAGATTTTGTAAACCTTTGGAAAATGGCCTTCAGGGAAGTATGGTTCTGGTCACCACTAGATCTCCCGAGGTTGCTAATCTAGTTGGCACCATGAGACACTATGAATTAGCGGGTTTGCCTGATGTTGTTtttccgaaaaaggctttcgccccgctatatTGATATAGCAACCGCCCGATACAACAAAGAGTCCAATGCTGGGGCAAACAGCACAAGCATGCccaaaagaaacaaaagagaaagaagagagagaAAAAATGTCCGCAGCGTCGGATCGACGAAAACGATGATAACCCAAAACCGTTGCGCCCACCGGAGATGTACCACCTCGCTCCAGGCACCTCGAACCTCCGCATACCAAGCAGCACCTTCAGGaaggaacacgacgacgacgacgacgctgctgcccggacaggtcctagggtttcccccggtacgcggagaggcgtggggaaggggaagacccgacgcccttcaggaaggaacGATGGCGCCCACGGGCGTCACCGCGTCGGGGCCGGCAAGCCGGCCCGGATTTCTCCCATCCGCCAAACACCCACAACCCCGAACGGTCCGACGCGCACCACCAGACAAGCCACCCACGAACGTGCGCCACCACGGACTTGCCATCATCACCGCCGCTTCACCGTGGTCATCGAAGCGAGACCGACAAGGACGAGAGGGAGCAGCCGGGAACGAGGAACGGCAGCGAGAGCAGCCACGCCGGAGGACACAACCTCCACCGCCATCGGCGGTCACCGACCGGACGCGGCAAGGGGAGCGTACCAGGCCCTCGAGGCCCGGCCAAGCCCAAAAGGGGCTCGTGAAGCACCCGTCGCCGAGCTGCAGTAGACGTGCCGCCGTCTCCACCACCCCCCGCACGAGCCGCACCACCACCGCCCCGGCCGGAGCCGCCGCAGGCGAGACCGAGTCAGGCCCGcccagacccagatggggcccaaaaggGCCGGGCGGGCGCCGCCACCATCCACCGCGCCAGCGCGCCGCCAAGGGGCTGCGCCGCCGCCTCTAGGCCACCCGGAGCTGCGCCGCCTGGAGCAGCCGCCGCTGCCGGAATCACCGTTGACCGAGGAGCACCGCCGCGGGACGCCACCACCCGAGCCGTGGCACCGCGCGCAGGGAAgggacggccgccgccgccgccaacaccaCGCGGGCAGGGCCCGGTGGcgcaggccggcggcggcgggaggagaggaACGGGAGGGGGAGGCGCTGGAGGGCGGGGAGATGGGCCCCCGGTCGcctcgctcggggaggcgacgcggggggCGGGCCCCAAGGTGCTTCTTGCCTGATGCTGTTTTCTGGGAGTTCTTCAAACTATGTGCATTTGGATCCAGTAGTCCTCCCAACTACCTAGAGTTGGAGTGCATTGGTAAAGCTATACTCCCAAAGTTGAagggttctcctttggccgccaaaACTCTTGGGCGCTTGTTGCATAGGGGACTAAACACAACACAATGGAAATATATATTGGAAAGTGAGCTGTGGCAATTAGAACAACATGCGACTGACATTTTGCCTGCCCTTCGACCGAGCTATATGTACCTACCACCGCATTTGAAGAGATGCTTCTCAATTTGTGCAAGGTATCCCAAGGATTACATATTTGAAAAGGAGGTTTTAGTCGATATTTGGATAGCACAAGGGTATGCGGAACCTCAAGATGCATCCTTTTGCTTTGATGACCTTGCAAGTCGGTCCTTTTTCAATAGAGTATC is drawn from Triticum dicoccoides isolate Atlit2015 ecotype Zavitan chromosome 4A, WEW_v2.0, whole genome shotgun sequence and contains these coding sequences:
- the LOC119284471 gene encoding putative disease resistance protein RGA4; this translates as MAFGAFTTIASVFGDINVCREFFSWVTPGIIAARNQLLDQDNTVVQHHIHEVREQRRQLENDLWKLRTTITPKMLDLIDRLEWQSHRKQAADLLPHTKDAVYDAEDLLDEFDYHAIKLGVEQSKNSAQDHMEGVFLQFYNSIKECGHFNKVKEIQVKLDHIYKQSRDLSLHQAPQKFDRSVRPETCSFSEEPQIFGCEKELEELVQKLGVLVRKRGRTDGEERMTELPVLPIVGMGGVGKTTMAQQICSDAKVKAHFDCIIWTCVSDDFGIKTLAREILQHLGQQTPSDNLNILMTNLASCVKSKKFLLVLDDMWDDILKQGESIWKRFCKPLENGLQGSMVLVTTRSPEVANLVGTMRHYELAGLCFLPDAVFWEFFKLCAFGSSSPPNYLELECIGKAILPKLKGSPLAAKTLGRLLHRGLNTTQWKYILESELWQLEQHATDILPALRPSYMYLPPHLKRCFSICARYPKDYIFEKEVLVDIWIAQGYAEPQDASFCFDDLASRSFFNRVSKKTELKSICNKKKLRSLVCNEYYSSSRKFVVVIDAWFRQLLKIRVLSFKLSRVTQLPESIGNSKHLRYLCLFARSTKLSTLPSSIRFLHQLKTVEARECVFERFPQGFGDLISLQKIKSRAFDYSKDHTGKLCLKWTYIDRISGENHIQMMEELPHWNLQHLEIDHYQGGFFPSWLQSNLLPRMGSSRALEQLQIENCPDLRSIAVSVNVAQTKFPLPIYHKK